One window from the genome of Bdellovibrio sp. NC01 encodes:
- a CDS encoding methionine--tRNA ligase — protein sequence MQQGPKGENKFTPPTDVKSVLSMFKKPKKVVVTAGMPYANGPLHLGHLAGAHVPADIYARWMRMLIGGENVLFVNGNDDHGSTSEVAAVKAGKTIREFIDTIHEQQKDTLKKYSIQTDIFTGTSRPETYPAHEAYSQDFLRRLFNNGLLEKRITKQWYDSKMNRFLQDRFVRGTCPNCGNTEAYSDECDVCGAQYDPTTLKDPRSQLSDAIPELRDTAHWWLDMWKVADPLKTWIETKQKAWRAAVVQEVTNTVLIGCRFENVHEPKYKEIKDTLPKHKSRYVAGKKVECLFDSKADLAKGQEVLEAAGIPSVETKNWAARPITRDVSWGIPVPAELDPDMKGKTLYVWPDSLIAPIVFTQVALKQSGRNPEQYKDFWCDPEATVVQFLGQDNVFFYVIMQGSMWLGHKNNPLELPQKGDLQMTEILSCYHLMVNGEKMSKSKGNFYTGDQLVEMGYSPDQVRYFLALLSLPVKSSNFDFEHFAERNKFLAGPMNAAFEKPISACHSKYGGKVPEGKLIGKVEAETVKLVQMYLRSMQKGDYAILLGQVENYARQINSLFTQFKPHDDRAPEAERKDALYTCFYVLKNLMIMLAPFVPSTMEELRKSLNLPADVFRAEELGTGIPAGHVINPKGVYFPAVPEATENT from the coding sequence ATGCAACAAGGTCCAAAAGGCGAAAATAAATTCACTCCACCAACAGATGTTAAGTCTGTTCTTAGCATGTTCAAAAAGCCAAAGAAAGTTGTTGTTACGGCAGGCATGCCTTACGCAAACGGTCCTTTACACTTGGGCCACTTGGCTGGCGCCCATGTTCCAGCGGACATCTATGCACGTTGGATGCGTATGTTGATCGGTGGCGAAAATGTTTTATTCGTGAACGGTAACGACGATCACGGTTCAACAAGCGAAGTGGCGGCAGTTAAAGCTGGCAAAACAATTCGCGAATTCATCGATACAATTCATGAACAACAAAAAGACACTCTAAAAAAATATTCAATTCAAACGGATATCTTCACAGGCACATCACGCCCGGAAACATATCCAGCGCACGAAGCATATTCACAAGATTTCTTGCGTCGTTTGTTTAACAACGGTCTGCTTGAAAAACGCATCACTAAGCAATGGTACGATTCAAAAATGAATCGTTTCCTACAAGACCGCTTTGTTCGCGGCACATGCCCGAACTGTGGCAATACCGAGGCGTATTCTGATGAATGCGACGTGTGTGGTGCCCAATATGATCCGACAACATTGAAAGATCCACGCAGTCAGTTGAGCGACGCAATTCCTGAATTGCGTGATACGGCTCACTGGTGGTTGGACATGTGGAAAGTCGCTGATCCATTGAAAACATGGATTGAGACAAAACAAAAAGCATGGCGTGCGGCTGTTGTACAAGAAGTGACAAACACTGTTTTGATCGGCTGCCGTTTTGAAAACGTGCACGAACCTAAATACAAAGAAATCAAAGACACTTTACCAAAACATAAATCTCGTTATGTCGCTGGTAAAAAAGTCGAATGTCTTTTCGATTCAAAAGCGGATCTTGCAAAAGGCCAAGAGGTTTTGGAAGCCGCAGGCATTCCTTCTGTAGAAACGAAGAACTGGGCCGCTCGTCCGATCACGCGTGACGTGTCTTGGGGTATTCCCGTTCCTGCAGAATTAGACCCAGACATGAAGGGTAAAACTCTTTACGTATGGCCGGATTCATTGATTGCACCGATCGTATTCACGCAAGTGGCGTTGAAGCAATCTGGTCGCAATCCCGAACAATACAAAGACTTCTGGTGTGATCCTGAAGCCACAGTTGTGCAGTTCCTAGGACAAGACAACGTGTTCTTCTATGTGATCATGCAAGGTTCAATGTGGTTGGGTCACAAAAACAATCCCCTTGAGTTGCCACAAAAAGGCGATTTGCAAATGACTGAAATTTTAAGCTGCTATCACTTGATGGTAAACGGCGAAAAAATGAGTAAGTCGAAGGGCAACTTCTACACTGGCGACCAGTTGGTAGAGATGGGGTATTCTCCAGATCAAGTTCGTTATTTCTTGGCGCTATTAAGCTTGCCAGTGAAATCTTCAAACTTCGATTTCGAGCACTTCGCTGAAAGAAATAAATTCTTGGCTGGTCCAATGAATGCCGCTTTCGAAAAGCCAATCTCTGCATGTCACTCAAAATACGGTGGCAAAGTTCCAGAAGGTAAATTGATCGGCAAAGTTGAAGCTGAAACTGTGAAGCTGGTGCAAATGTATTTGCGCTCTATGCAAAAAGGCGATTATGCGATTTTATTGGGCCAAGTGGAAAACTATGCCCGTCAGATCAACTCGCTCTTTACGCAGTTCAAGCCGCACGACGACCGTGCGCCTGAAGCGGAAAGAAAAGATGCTTTGTACACATGCTTCTATGTATTGAAGAACTTAATGATTATGTTGGCACCATTCGTTCCTTCAACAATGGAAGAGCTACGTAAATCATTGAATCTACCAGCAGACGTTTTCCGCGCTGAAGAACTGGGCACAGGCATTCCGGCTGGTCATGTTATCAACCCTAAAGGCGTGTACTTCCCTGCTGTTCCTGAAGCGACTGAAAATACGTAG
- a CDS encoding catalase family peroxidase yields MNLIVEVPMVSRLLFSCSIGLLSFSVFATEVKSSSDAKVSPVDIVNQMEANGSHTGFRRNHAKGLCVEGIFKGTKEARELSSSNIFSASAVEVIGRFSNPGPNPNSPDNAPMPRGFAMQFRPSKGASSNMSMLDVPLFSVNTPEAFLELLKVKTPEQVAAFKEKHPESAPFFAFIKDFGVPQSYATVDYHSLHAFKFTNKKGKEQFVRWNFISDQGNHFLTVDQAKAKSADFLSKTLEEELKKGPVTWKMEAILAKDGDSLTDPTVEWKGEHKKVQLGMLTIKKTSGNGSSNCDLINYDPNNLAEGIAPSDDQILRFRSPAYAISFGKRVSEQAQKKQ; encoded by the coding sequence ATGAACCTTATTGTGGAGGTTCCAATGGTGTCGCGTCTTTTATTTTCGTGTTCAATAGGTCTTCTTTCTTTTTCAGTTTTTGCCACCGAGGTAAAATCATCCTCTGACGCCAAAGTATCCCCCGTCGATATTGTGAATCAAATGGAAGCGAATGGCAGTCACACCGGTTTTCGCAGAAATCACGCAAAGGGTTTGTGTGTCGAGGGAATTTTTAAAGGGACCAAGGAAGCGCGCGAACTGAGTTCCTCAAATATCTTTTCTGCTTCGGCAGTTGAAGTCATAGGTAGATTCTCGAATCCAGGACCAAATCCAAATTCACCAGATAACGCTCCGATGCCGCGTGGTTTTGCAATGCAGTTTCGTCCAAGTAAAGGTGCGAGTTCAAACATGTCGATGTTAGATGTGCCGTTATTTTCCGTAAACACACCTGAAGCATTTCTTGAATTATTAAAGGTCAAAACACCGGAGCAAGTCGCGGCTTTTAAAGAAAAGCATCCCGAGTCGGCACCGTTCTTTGCTTTTATTAAGGACTTCGGCGTGCCACAAAGTTACGCGACAGTGGATTATCACAGTCTTCACGCATTTAAATTCACGAATAAAAAAGGCAAAGAGCAATTTGTGCGCTGGAATTTCATTTCAGATCAAGGAAATCATTTTTTAACTGTCGATCAAGCGAAGGCAAAATCCGCAGACTTCTTATCTAAAACTTTAGAAGAAGAACTTAAAAAAGGCCCCGTCACGTGGAAAATGGAAGCTATTCTTGCCAAAGACGGCGATAGCTTGACTGATCCCACAGTCGAATGGAAAGGCGAGCATAAGAAAGTTCAGTTGGGCATGTTAACGATTAAGAAAACCAGCGGTAATGGATCGAGCAATTGCGATCTTATTAACTACGATCCCAACAATTTGGCTGAAGGAATCGCTCCCTCAGATGACCAAATCCTGCGCTTCCGTTCACCAGCTTATGCAATCTCTTTTGGTAAAAGGGTTAGCGAACAAGCGCAGAAAAAACAATAA
- a CDS encoding class I SAM-dependent rRNA methyltransferase, with protein MKSAPIAFQDPQTIELKRDVTKHLRQGHRWIFANCFDEGRSLKSGIHLLNYKGETLALGIWQSDTQLRFRVLVLAEEPIFRRNNMKRTLELYFESQWRKAVAIRKTFDLSVTNSFRLINGEGDGFPGLIVDIYNDTAVIKHDHPIMEKTWNAQAIAEQIQESFPQIKCVYLKRRNDADEKGTNIIGTLAPEVQFLENGVLFASNIRDAAKTGFFLDQRDNRKMIQSFAKDKTVLNLFSYTGGFSIFAAKGGAKEVTSVDIAKVAIQAVERNFEINNLQTVHHDIATDAFAYLEQLNTEKKRYDLVITDPPSFAPNEKSVEQAKAAYAKVFSNSIKLVNQEGLFAASSCSSHISTKVFMEICQEAFSRARKKGTLIYQGGQPVDHPYPLAMEELRYLKFALFRLD; from the coding sequence ATGAAATCTGCCCCTATTGCTTTTCAAGACCCTCAAACGATCGAACTTAAGCGTGACGTGACTAAGCACCTTAGGCAGGGGCACCGCTGGATTTTCGCGAATTGTTTCGATGAGGGTCGTTCTTTAAAGTCGGGCATTCATCTTTTGAACTATAAGGGTGAAACCTTGGCCTTGGGTATTTGGCAAAGCGATACTCAATTGCGTTTCCGCGTTTTGGTTTTGGCTGAGGAGCCGATCTTTAGACGCAACAACATGAAGCGCACTTTGGAACTTTATTTTGAAAGCCAGTGGCGTAAAGCGGTGGCCATCCGTAAAACTTTCGATCTTTCTGTTACGAACTCATTTCGTTTGATTAACGGGGAGGGCGATGGCTTCCCAGGTTTGATCGTTGATATTTACAACGACACAGCGGTGATTAAACACGATCATCCGATCATGGAAAAGACTTGGAACGCGCAAGCTATTGCCGAGCAAATCCAGGAATCGTTCCCGCAAATCAAATGCGTTTATCTTAAACGCCGTAATGACGCTGATGAGAAGGGGACGAACATCATTGGGACGCTTGCTCCAGAGGTTCAGTTCTTGGAAAACGGCGTGCTATTCGCTTCGAATATCCGTGATGCCGCAAAAACAGGATTCTTCCTTGATCAACGCGATAACCGAAAAATGATTCAGTCCTTCGCGAAGGATAAGACTGTTTTAAATCTTTTCAGCTACACAGGTGGGTTTTCAATTTTCGCTGCTAAAGGTGGCGCAAAAGAAGTGACCAGCGTTGATATCGCTAAAGTGGCGATCCAAGCGGTTGAACGCAATTTTGAAATCAATAATCTACAAACGGTTCATCACGATATCGCGACAGATGCCTTTGCTTATCTTGAGCAATTGAATACTGAAAAGAAACGCTACGATCTGGTTATCACAGATCCACCAAGCTTTGCGCCCAATGAAAAATCAGTGGAGCAAGCGAAGGCCGCTTACGCGAAAGTCTTCTCGAATTCCATTAAACTGGTAAATCAGGAAGGTCTGTTTGCGGCAAGTTCGTGCTCAAGCCACATCTCTACAAAAGTATTCATGGAGATCTGTCAGGAGGCTTTTTCACGCGCTCGTAAAAAGGGGACGTTGATTTATCAAGGTGGACAGCCGGTCGATCATCCTTACCCTTTAGCGATGGAAGAACTTCGTTATTTGAAATTTGCGCTATTCCGTTTGGACTAA
- a CDS encoding cupin domain-containing protein: protein MSQKQLDQKFWQNFAKNHWEKKPLVLKNVKSGLLEMGDAEIFNLLVLYSDRCRELNDPTGFKFYIDGFKAEAEDVLQVLPEKEDTSLLGYHERMKSLFSDYCLVCDELLQVNGKKQHLLTEFTNELYRHVGFPNRFSEIGLYLGNYRKTPFGVHVDSCGVFSFPVVGVKRFRLWTSAYAKKNPALDRAFKYDKHKKASQLLEVKPGDISYWPSSAWHIAESDGSFSATWSLGVWVDQPHKELVAQSLNDLLDAKLGIAGARVTTPFKTLHEKSGEVTELPEAYEQSIALLKNLSTSELQETFLKSWMKHISLQGFKNIPRVNMKLSLKSKVRLRSEKSLILWQQSLTKKDKFFFSFGGVVVESSKAQGLLKLVKALNNGDTVVIGEFLKGAEAKQDLHALQSLTDAGALSTAK from the coding sequence TTGAGTCAGAAACAGCTTGATCAGAAATTTTGGCAAAATTTTGCAAAGAATCATTGGGAAAAGAAGCCCCTAGTTTTGAAAAATGTGAAGTCTGGCTTATTGGAAATGGGTGATGCCGAAATCTTCAATCTTTTGGTTCTTTACAGCGACCGCTGCCGCGAACTTAACGATCCTACCGGCTTTAAATTCTATATCGATGGCTTTAAGGCCGAGGCCGAAGACGTCCTGCAAGTTCTGCCCGAAAAAGAGGACACATCTTTATTGGGTTATCACGAGCGCATGAAGTCTTTATTTTCTGATTACTGCTTGGTTTGCGACGAACTTTTGCAAGTGAATGGTAAAAAACAGCACCTGCTGACTGAATTCACAAACGAACTTTATCGTCATGTCGGATTTCCAAATCGTTTTTCAGAAATTGGTCTTTACTTAGGCAACTACCGCAAAACTCCATTTGGAGTTCACGTTGACTCCTGCGGAGTCTTCAGTTTTCCAGTGGTTGGCGTGAAACGTTTCAGGCTCTGGACCTCGGCTTACGCTAAGAAAAATCCAGCACTCGACCGCGCCTTTAAATATGACAAACACAAAAAAGCTTCGCAGCTTTTGGAAGTGAAGCCCGGTGATATTTCTTACTGGCCATCATCGGCTTGGCATATCGCGGAATCAGATGGCTCGTTTAGCGCGACCTGGAGCTTAGGCGTATGGGTCGATCAACCGCACAAAGAGCTCGTTGCACAATCCTTGAATGATCTTTTGGATGCAAAGCTCGGTATCGCGGGTGCCCGTGTGACAACTCCGTTTAAAACTTTGCATGAAAAATCAGGCGAAGTGACGGAGTTGCCTGAGGCTTACGAACAATCCATCGCCCTGCTGAAAAATCTTTCTACTTCAGAACTTCAGGAAACCTTCTTAAAGTCCTGGATGAAGCATATTTCTCTGCAAGGATTTAAGAACATCCCGCGCGTGAATATGAAGCTGTCATTGAAATCGAAAGTTCGCTTGCGCAGTGAAAAATCATTAATATTATGGCAGCAAAGTCTGACTAAAAAAGATAAATTCTTTTTTAGTTTCGGCGGAGTCGTGGTTGAAAGTTCAAAAGCTCAAGGTCTTCTTAAACTCGTGAAGGCCCTGAACAACGGTGACACGGTTGTGATCGGTGAGTTTTTAAAAGGTGCCGAAGCAAAACAGGATCTTCACGCTTTGCAAAGCCTCACGGATGCTGGCGCCCTCAGTACCGCAAAATAA
- a CDS encoding methyl-accepting chemotaxis protein: MFQKLFSGIRGKLLLLACLPLVFSAVGTWLTFNRADRMSASIQDLTKNVIPTVQAVGEIRKSRNASRQWFWSAVVHAKDSDKRIAAVDKSIAEFKILEKSLDDYEKTPFVEFEKNEFPAVKAMLPEYKATFYKIAQLIKEGSQESIDQATSLMDHRYLELGTSLSTYCEKVMAYYNKVGAEESIRTQQNHSELKQANLWTSIISSVILWVITFLMSESIVRNISNIAEHLMTTGKDVRESIEQLSQAGDSLSKNSTSAAASLEETVASLEEINSMVRTNSENAQRAATLSDDSYKSAERGEVEIKLLISSMQSISESSKKIEEIINVIDDIAFQTNLLALNAAVEAARAGEQGKGFAVVAEAVRGLAHRSSLAAKDISQLIGKSVAEIENGSKIADRSGVVLSDIVQSVKQVSDLNGQIAEASHQQNAGLSQVNQAMANLDQSSQSNAAAAEQIAAASGEIRGQAMNVESDVLTLNTFVAGKRERTAPKAA, from the coding sequence ATGTTTCAAAAGTTGTTCTCTGGTATTCGCGGTAAGCTTTTGCTGTTGGCTTGTTTGCCATTGGTTTTTTCAGCAGTGGGAACATGGTTAACATTCAATCGGGCAGATCGTATGAGTGCGTCGATTCAAGACCTAACTAAAAATGTTATTCCGACTGTGCAAGCGGTTGGTGAAATTCGTAAATCAAGAAATGCATCACGTCAGTGGTTTTGGTCGGCAGTCGTTCATGCGAAAGATTCTGATAAACGAATTGCGGCGGTTGATAAATCCATTGCGGAGTTCAAGATCTTAGAAAAGAGTTTGGATGATTACGAAAAAACACCATTCGTTGAATTTGAAAAAAACGAATTCCCTGCAGTAAAAGCAATGCTTCCCGAATACAAAGCGACTTTTTATAAAATTGCGCAACTGATTAAAGAAGGCTCGCAGGAAAGTATCGATCAGGCGACAAGCTTAATGGATCACAGATACCTAGAGCTTGGAACGTCGTTGAGCACTTATTGTGAAAAGGTCATGGCCTATTACAACAAGGTCGGCGCCGAAGAAAGCATTCGTACTCAACAAAATCATTCGGAATTAAAACAAGCGAATCTTTGGACTTCTATTATTTCAAGCGTGATTTTATGGGTCATTACATTCTTAATGTCTGAAAGTATCGTTCGTAATATCTCAAATATTGCTGAACATCTCATGACAACAGGTAAAGATGTGCGTGAATCCATCGAACAACTTTCGCAAGCCGGTGATTCACTGTCTAAGAATTCGACTTCTGCGGCCGCATCGCTTGAAGAAACAGTGGCTTCCTTGGAAGAAATCAATTCAATGGTAAGAACTAATTCTGAAAATGCACAAAGAGCGGCCACACTTTCAGATGACTCCTACAAATCTGCAGAGCGTGGGGAAGTTGAAATCAAACTTCTTATCAGCTCTATGCAAAGTATTTCGGAATCGTCTAAGAAGATCGAAGAAATTATTAACGTTATTGACGATATCGCCTTTCAAACAAATTTGTTGGCTTTAAATGCGGCGGTCGAGGCAGCTCGTGCCGGAGAACAAGGTAAAGGCTTTGCCGTGGTCGCGGAGGCGGTCCGGGGTCTTGCGCATCGTTCGTCACTTGCGGCGAAAGATATTTCACAACTTATCGGTAAGAGTGTTGCTGAAATCGAAAATGGTTCAAAGATCGCGGATCGTTCTGGCGTTGTTCTTTCTGATATCGTGCAATCCGTAAAGCAGGTTTCTGATCTTAACGGACAAATTGCAGAAGCAAGTCATCAGCAAAATGCCGGCTTAAGCCAAGTGAACCAGGCCATGGCGAATCTTGATCAATCTTCACAAAGTAATGCAGCGGCTGCGGAACAAATCGCGGCGGCTTCAGGTGAAATCAGAGGTCAGGCCATGAATGTCGAATCTGACGTTCTGACTTTAAATACATTTGTAGCAGGTAAACGGGAGCGCACAGCTCCCAAAGCTGCTTAA